From the Quercus lobata isolate SW786 chromosome 6, ValleyOak3.0 Primary Assembly, whole genome shotgun sequence genome, one window contains:
- the LOC115993603 gene encoding protein SENSITIVE TO PROTON RHIZOTOXICITY 1-like, with translation MFNTGESFRIPAGYSAGLGHNPGQNRVGSSDSRVPLLNLSTVRTRMDSLQRFLSDSVNGNQLISQDQMDMVSTEIVSAIHQIIVNGAALLSCSQTSDLTAAAAAEVSPPNSTTPPKLAPDTSVPLKVEASDSDDFKVENSFLDSDSEIVELDAVELLAEHIHFCEICGKGFKRDANLRMHMRAHGNQYKTPEALAKPDRQLGGSSAAAESSRHTKFSCPYDGCNRNKSHKKFRPLKSVICVKNHFKRSHCPKMYSCNRCNKKSFSVVADLKNHLKHCGEARWKCTCGTSFSRKDKLFGHMTLFEGHMPAVAGDDDECPKIAPDSLAAVTAMEEDDEDVVLGSGSGSDNGLLFEGLMDDFGGSIDSYYCFQDMLGSPQLNGMESCL, from the coding sequence ATGTTCAACACCGGCGAATCTTTTCGGATCCCGGCGGGATATTCCGCCGGACTCGGCCACAATCCGGGTCAAAACCGGGTCGGAAGCTCGGACTCCCGGGTCCCGCTCCTGAACCTCTCGACGGTCCGAACGAGAATGGATTCTCTGCAGCGCTTCCTATCGGACTCGGTCAATGGAAACCAGTTGATAAGTCAAGATCAGATGGACATGGTCTCCACCGAGATCGTCTCCGCCATCCACCAAATCATAGTCAACGGCGCCGCCCTCCTCTCCTGCAGTCAAACCTCTGACCTtaccgccgccgccgccgcggAAGTTTCGCCACCAAACTCAACAACCCCGCCGAAACTCGCGCCGGATACATCGGTTCCGTTAAAAGTAGAAGCGTCAGACTCCGACGATTTCAAAGTCGAGAATTCGTTTCTCGACTCCGACTCCGAGATAGTCGAGCTCGACGCCGTGGAGTTGCTTGCCGAGCACATCCATTTCTGCGAGATATGCGGGAAAGGCTTCAAGCGCGACGCGAATCTGAGAATGCACATGAGAGCTCACGGAAACCAGTACAAAACCCCCGAAGCTTTAGCCAAGCCGGACAGGCAACTCGGCGGCTCCTCCGCCGCCGCCGAGTCGAGCCGGCACACTAAATTCTCGTGCCCGTACGACGGTTGCAACCGCAACAAGTCGCACAAGAAATTCAGGCCGTTGAAATCGGTAATTTGCGTGAAGAACCACTTCAAGCGAAGCCACTGTCCGAAGATGTACTCGTGCAACCGCTGCAACAAGAAGAGCTTTTCGGTTGTGGCGGACTTGAAGAACCACCTCAAGCATTGCGGAGAGGCGAGGTGGAAGTGCACGTGCGGCACGAGCTTCTCGCGCAAGGACAAGCTGTTTGGTCACATGACTTTGTTCGAAGGCCACATGCCGGCAGTTGCGGGAGATGATGATGAGTGCCCGAAAATCGCGCCGGATTCTTTGGCGGCGGTTACGGCCATGGAAGAGGATGATGAGGATGTTGTTTtgggttcgggttcgggttcggATAACGGGTTGTTGTTCGAAGGGTTGATGGATGATTTTGGTGGTTCGATTGATAGCTATTATTGTTTTCAGGACATGTTGGGTTCGCCTCAGCTTAATGGAATGGAGTCATGtttatga